From Planctomycetaceae bacterium:
TTGCCGAGCGGTGCAGAAGTAAAGTGCCATTATTTTGACAGAAAAAACCGTAATTTTGTGATAAAAGTTTCAAAAAAATACCTAAAAAAGTTTAACTGAAAATTATGCCTCTAAAATGCGATTTTTAGAGGTGGCCTTAAGTTTTAATTTTAAATTTGCAATTAAACATTATGAGGAATCTATTAAGAGAGAAATTCCTCTATTTTCAATAGCATTGGCAGTCATTTTTTGGGCTTGCGTTTCAGGATAGAACGGGTATGATACTCTGGTTGTAAATTTCAATTTTAAGGAGCTTTAAAATGAAACGGATTTTTGTTATATCCATCCTTTGTCTGACTTTGCTGGCAGGCAACGCATATTCAGCTAAAAAAACCAAAGAGCCAAAACCCAAAAAGATTAAAGAAAAAGCGGTCATCGCAAGCGTCAATCCGGTTACGCCTGAATCGCAAATCAAACTCGCGACGATGTATCTCAAGGGCGAACAGGTAAAGCAGAGTTACGGTAAGGCGAAGAAATGGTTCTTCAATGCCGCAATGGCGGGCAATCTTGTCGCTCTGGAAAGTCTCGGCGAAATTTACAAAAACGGCAACGGCGGATGGAACTATAAAAAATTATTCAAAACGCTGAACGCCTCTGCGCAAAAGGGCGACGCGAAAGTTTATACCAACGTCGGTTACTGCTGGCGCGGCGGATTCGGCGTCAAGCGAAGCGATTACAACGAAGCGGTGAAATGGTTCGGCAAATCAGCCAACGCAGGGCAGGGCAGCGGAATGTTCTATATGGGCTGGATGACCTACAACGGATTCGGCACTACGCAGAATTATGCCGAGGCGATGAACTGGTACAGCAAGGCCGCTCTGGTAAATTATGCCGATGCGCAGCACGCACTGGCGAACCTTTATATGGAAAGTCCGGCCGTCAAGCAGGATTACGTCGAGGCGTATAAGTGGCTGCTGCTGGCCGAGAAAAATGGCGGTGATGTTTTCGAAGATAAATATCTGGTCGGCAAAAAACTCAACGCTGCTCAAACCGCAGATGCGAAAACGAAAGCGAATGCGTTTGGACGGTAGCCACGAAGACACAAAGACACTAAGAAAAAATTATTAGACTGGATTCCTGCTTTCGCGGGAATGACATTGCTTTGTGCCTTGGTGCCTTAGTGGCTAAATAGGTTATTCAAATGCTTGTGTCAGTTTGTCGAGCATTTTTTGTTCGGCTTTGGAAATTTTATCGCCGAAGCCAAGAAACCCGCCGGCAGCCTGCGCGACATCTTTCGCGTGGCCGATTAGATCTTTTTTAAGTGCATTCTTCTGTTGTTTGGTCAACTGTTCGCACAAGCCCTGTATGTAATGCTTCCACGCATTGAACAGCTTTACGTTCGGTTTGTATTTTAGCCAGCTTTTGAGCAGTGCGTAATCGGGGCTTTCTTTTGTGATGAATATTTCACATGCGGCGTCGAGTATGACCCGTCGTTCATTTTTGTCGATTTCGCCGTCCGCCCATGCGACTTCAATCAACGGAATCATCGCAAGAGACGCGATAACTTCCGGCCGAATCTCAAGCTCGACGAGTTTTTCCAGAACCTTGTCATTCGTAATGCCGGACACTGTGGCCAGCGACTTTTTCGACTCTTTCATTCGCTCCATTTTGTGAAGCTGGGCGATGAGTTCCCTGTCCTTCTTGATGAAAAAGAGGTCTTCTAAAGTTTGTGTTTGTTCTTTCTGGAAAAAATCCGATTCTATCATAAGGCACCTTGAATCAATTCAAATTCGTTTAACGTTTAGTCAACAGCATATCATCAAATCAACAAAAATCAATTTTTTTATAAGGAGGACGCTATGTCTATGAAAGTAATTTTGTCATTAATTTTGGTAAGTTCAATTATGTTCGCGGCGGGCTGTCATTTTCTGTACGATTTTTATCCCGCACAGATTAGCCCTTTGGCCGTCAAATACGCGGGCAGGGACGCTAACAGCATCGCGTGGTACGAAAAGAATCTGCACACCGCGCAAGAAGTCAGAAA
This genomic window contains:
- a CDS encoding sel1 repeat family protein, with protein sequence MKRIFVISILCLTLLAGNAYSAKKTKEPKPKKIKEKAVIASVNPVTPESQIKLATMYLKGEQVKQSYGKAKKWFFNAAMAGNLVALESLGEIYKNGNGGWNYKKLFKTLNASAQKGDAKVYTNVGYCWRGGFGVKRSDYNEAVKWFGKSANAGQGSGMFYMGWMTYNGFGTTQNYAEAMNWYSKAALVNYADAQHALANLYMESPAVKQDYVEAYKWLLLAEKNGGDVFEDKYLVGKKLNAAQTADAKTKANAFGR
- a CDS encoding TerB family tellurite resistance protein, producing the protein MIESDFFQKEQTQTLEDLFFIKKDRELIAQLHKMERMKESKKSLATVSGITNDKVLEKLVELEIRPEVIASLAMIPLIEVAWADGEIDKNERRVILDAACEIFITKESPDYALLKSWLKYKPNVKLFNAWKHYIQGLCEQLTKQQKNALKKDLIGHAKDVAQAAGGFLGFGDKISKAEQKMLDKLTQAFE